The following coding sequences lie in one Arachis stenosperma cultivar V10309 chromosome 5, arast.V10309.gnm1.PFL2, whole genome shotgun sequence genomic window:
- the LOC130980726 gene encoding uncharacterized protein LOC130980726: protein MRPRRRSAREGTPSDNREREQETFMATMNIVAEAVREAAMAAARAVEHLGVRNENRNENGEDNGNNEADSTHLDKPMTLATFLKVNPSKFKGTLVATDADNWFRGIERSLRAQHVPEGQHVEFATYMLEGDAEHWWQGIQQLLQQDEGDIPWDTFKDEFYKKYFPRAARDAKEMELMQLKQGNTTVTEYARKFDDLCRFSKICQGNPTDFEEWKCLKFEGGLCEDLMSSVVPLEIRNFAELVNKSKLVEECSKKVAIARADRREALGRDFIQYLAPQGRNFKFNGQFDHQNRNQRNGNFLARNNGNYDNNNLEEEEGGQSQQTQDISVCSRCGKDHGNRACRYGTHTCFSCGEYGHISRNCPKRFVRNPTRPQQQGRVFTVTAGNTNAYNSSTRGEYHTMVLFVLDNTITSYAHVKF from the coding sequence ATGAGACCACGGAGACGGAGTGCGCGGGAAGGAACCCCTAGTGATAACAGAGAGAGAGAACAGGAAACCTTTATGGCTACGATGAACATTGTAGCTGAGGCAGTGCGTGAGGCTGCGATGGCTGCTGCTAGGGCTGTTGAGCATCTCGGAGTGAGAAATGAAAACCGAAATGAAAACGGTGAGGATAATGGAAACAACGAGGCTGATTCAACGCATCTTGATAAACCCATGACCCTTGCTACTTTTTTGAAAGTAAATCCATCTAAGTTCAAAGGTACACTCGTTGCGACTGATGCTGACAACTGGTTCCGAGGTATCGAGCGATCACTACGAGCACAGCATGTTCCGGAAGGTCAACACGTGGAGTTCGCTACTTATATGCTGGAAGGAGACGCTGAGCATTGGTGGCAGGGGATACAGCAACTGTTGCAACAAGATGAAGGTGATATCCCTTGGGATACTTTTAAGGATGAATTTTATAAGAAGTATTTTCCGAGGGCAGCTCGTGATGCTAAGGAGATGGAACTTATGCAACTGAAACAGGGTAACACAACTGTTACAGAATATGCCCGTAAGTTTGATGACTTGTGCCGTTTCTCCAAGATTTGTCAAGGGAATCCTACTGACTTTGAAGAATGGAAGTGTTTGAAGTTCGAAGGGGGCCTTTGTGAGGATCTGATGAGTTCAGTAGTTCCATTAGAGATACGAAATTTTGCTGAACTGGTGAATAAAAGTAAACTAGTGGAAGAATGTTCGAAAAAGGTGGCGATAGCTCGAGCAGATCGTAGGGAAGCCTTAGGAAGAGACTTTATTCAATATCTAGCCCCTCAAGGTCGTAACTTTAAGTTCAATGGTCAGTTCGATCACCAAAATAGGAATCAACGAAATGGTAACTTTCTCGCTCGTAACAATGGCAACTACGACAACAATAATCtggaagaggaagaaggaggTCAATCTCAGCAAACTCAAGATATTTCAGTATGCTCAAGGTGTGGGAAGGATCATGGTAATAGAGCTTGTAGATATGGGACACACACTTGTTTCTCTTGCGGAGAGTATGGACATATATCGAGGAATTGCCCAAAAAGGTTTGTTCGAAATCCAACTAGGCCACAACAACAAGGAAGGGTTTTTACCGTAACTGCTGGCAACACTAATGCATATAATTCTTCCACTCGAGGTGAGTACCACACTATGGTTTTGTTTGTGTTAGATAATACTATAACTTCTTATGCGCATGttaaattttga